In one window of Hyla sarda isolate aHylSar1 chromosome 1, aHylSar1.hap1, whole genome shotgun sequence DNA:
- the HIC2 gene encoding hypermethylated in cancer 2 protein isoform X4, with protein sequence MCLACSALMQNTLNEEGEMDLPNHAKQLLLQLNQQRAKGFLCDVIIVVENALFRAHKNILAASSMYFKSLVLHDNLINLDTDMVNPAVFRQILDFIYTGKLLTSDQPGEQNFSALLTAASYLQLHDLATLCRKKLKRSGKPFVGKLGVPSIGRVGRNHRLSTTPLAHMRFSGPLDVNKGSNSIELSKPTVQEDEVFVSNPKQENSHPLSLGTGSNSSLNNSTNGSDHELGLDLSKKSPSLPAQEENVQPDSHVGSPQSASASIANCASYEESAPQKRDSEPMELDENHSESGPKNNLCHPTRKMEWDRKERELSPEVGDTMPNGVIVGPVSKERHSGGGYASEKSFQCREEVENGKDISEESGHSENEHDHPSANYVYRQDGFETVPFGDNLYVCIPCGKGFPNSEQLNAHVEMHTEEELYIKEEDSYCKEEAEDLSTPNTTFTNEPRPFKCSVCERSYKDPATLRQHEKTHWLTRPFPCNICGKMFTQRGTMTRHMRSHLGLKPFACEECGMRFTRQYRLTEHMRVHSGEKPYECQLCGGKFTQQRNLISHLRMHTSPS encoded by the coding sequence GCAGAACACATTGAATGAAGAGGGGGAAATGGATCTGCCAAACCATGCCAAACAACTGCTGCTTCAGCTGAATCAGCAACGAGCCAAAGGTTTCTTATGTGACGTCATCATTGTAGTGGAAAATGCTTTGTTCCGAGCTCACAAGAACATTCTCGCTGCCAGCAGCATGTACTTTAAATCTCTTGTCCTTCATGACAACTTGATCAATCTGGATACAGATATGGTTAACCCAGCTGTTTTCCGACagattttggactttatttacACCGGTAAACTTTTGACATCCGACCAGCCAGGAGAGCAGAATTTCAGTGCTCTCCTCACCGCAGCAAGCTACCTCCAACTCCATGACTTGGCAACTCTTTGCAGGAAGAAACTTAAGCGTTCTGGGAAACCATTTGTCGGAAAGCTTGGTGTGCCTAGCATAGGCCGTGTAGGAAGAAATCACAGGCTTTCTACCACCCCACTTGCTCACATGCGATTCTCTGGACCCTTGGATGTAAACAAGGGTTCTAACTCCATTGAGTTGTCCAAACCAACAGTCCAAGAAGATGAGGTGTTCGTTAGCAACCCTAAACAGGAAAATAGCCACCCTTTAAGCCTAGGTACAGGGAGCAACAGCAGCCTCAATAATAGCACTAATGGAAGTGACCATGAGCTAGGCCTTGATCTCTCTAAGAAAAGCCCGTCCCTACCTGCACAAGAAGAGAATGTACAACCAGACAGTCATGTAGGCTCACCACAATCTGCCTCAGCATCCATAGCCAACTGTGCCTCATACGAAGAATCCGCCCCCCAAAAAAGAGACAGTGAACCAATGGAATTGGATGAGAACCACTCTGAATCCGGGCCAAAAAATAACCTTTGCCACCCAACACGTAAAATGGAGTGGGACAGGAAAGAAAGAGAACTTTCTCCAGAAGTAGGAGATACTATGCCCAATGGAGTAATTGTTGGGCCTGTGTCAAAAGAGAGACATTCTGGTGGAGGGTATGCTTCTGAAAAGAGTTTCCAATGTAGAGAGGAGGTAGAAAATGGTAAAGACATCAGTGAGGAAAGTGGGCATAGTGAGAATGAACATGACCATCCTAGTGCCAACTATGTTTACCGACAAGATGGTTTTGAGACTGTTCCATTTGGTGACAACTTGTATGTGTGCATCCCCTGTGGAAAGGGGTTTCCTAATTCAGAGCAACTAAATGCTCATGTGGAAATGCATACCGAAGAGGAGCTATATATCAAAGAAGAGGATTCCTACTGTAAAGAGGAAGCAGAGGACCTGTCAACTCCCAACACAACATTTACAAATGAACCAAGGCCATTTAAATGCTCCGTATGTGAGAGGAGCTACAAGGATCCAGCCACCCTCCGACAGCATGAGAAAACGCACTGGCTGACCCGTCCTTTCCCCTGCAACATATGTGGCAAGATGTTCACACAAAGAGGAACCATGACCCGCCATATGAGGAGCCATTTGGGCCTCAAACCTTTTGCTTGTGAAGAGTGTGGAATGCGCTTTACCAGGCAATACCGACTGACCGAGCATATGCGTGTCCACTCAGGGGAAAAGCCCTATGAATGTCAGCTCTGCGGGGGAAAATTTACCCAGCAGCGCAATCTGATCAGTCACCTGCGTATGCATACCTCCCCATCATAA
- the HIC2 gene encoding hypermethylated in cancer 2 protein isoform X6 — translation MQQNTLNEEGEMDLPNHAKQLLLQLNQQRAKGFLCDVIIVVENALFRAHKNILAASSMYFKSLVLHDNLINLDTDMVNPAVFRQILDFIYTGKLLTSDQPGEQNFSALLTAASYLQLHDLATLCRKKLKRSGKPFVGKLGVPSIGRVGRNHRLSTTPLAHMRFSGPLDVNKGSNSIELSKPTVQEDEVFVSNPKQENSHPLSLGTGSNSSLNNSTNGSDHELGLDLSKKSPSLPAQEENVQPDSHVGSPQSASASIANCASYEESAPQKRDSEPMELDENHSESGPKNNLCHPTRKMEWDRKERELSPEVGDTMPNGVIVGPVSKERHSGGGYASEKSFQCREEVENGKDISEESGHSENEHDHPSANYVYRQDGFETVPFGDNLYVCIPCGKGFPNSEQLNAHVEMHTEEELYIKEEDSYCKEEAEDLSTPNTTFTNEPRPFKCSVCERSYKDPATLRQHEKTHWLTRPFPCNICGKMFTQRGTMTRHMRSHLGLKPFACEECGMRFTRQYRLTEHMRVHSGEKPYECQLCGGKFTQQRNLISHLRMHTSPS, via the coding sequence GCAGAACACATTGAATGAAGAGGGGGAAATGGATCTGCCAAACCATGCCAAACAACTGCTGCTTCAGCTGAATCAGCAACGAGCCAAAGGTTTCTTATGTGACGTCATCATTGTAGTGGAAAATGCTTTGTTCCGAGCTCACAAGAACATTCTCGCTGCCAGCAGCATGTACTTTAAATCTCTTGTCCTTCATGACAACTTGATCAATCTGGATACAGATATGGTTAACCCAGCTGTTTTCCGACagattttggactttatttacACCGGTAAACTTTTGACATCCGACCAGCCAGGAGAGCAGAATTTCAGTGCTCTCCTCACCGCAGCAAGCTACCTCCAACTCCATGACTTGGCAACTCTTTGCAGGAAGAAACTTAAGCGTTCTGGGAAACCATTTGTCGGAAAGCTTGGTGTGCCTAGCATAGGCCGTGTAGGAAGAAATCACAGGCTTTCTACCACCCCACTTGCTCACATGCGATTCTCTGGACCCTTGGATGTAAACAAGGGTTCTAACTCCATTGAGTTGTCCAAACCAACAGTCCAAGAAGATGAGGTGTTCGTTAGCAACCCTAAACAGGAAAATAGCCACCCTTTAAGCCTAGGTACAGGGAGCAACAGCAGCCTCAATAATAGCACTAATGGAAGTGACCATGAGCTAGGCCTTGATCTCTCTAAGAAAAGCCCGTCCCTACCTGCACAAGAAGAGAATGTACAACCAGACAGTCATGTAGGCTCACCACAATCTGCCTCAGCATCCATAGCCAACTGTGCCTCATACGAAGAATCCGCCCCCCAAAAAAGAGACAGTGAACCAATGGAATTGGATGAGAACCACTCTGAATCCGGGCCAAAAAATAACCTTTGCCACCCAACACGTAAAATGGAGTGGGACAGGAAAGAAAGAGAACTTTCTCCAGAAGTAGGAGATACTATGCCCAATGGAGTAATTGTTGGGCCTGTGTCAAAAGAGAGACATTCTGGTGGAGGGTATGCTTCTGAAAAGAGTTTCCAATGTAGAGAGGAGGTAGAAAATGGTAAAGACATCAGTGAGGAAAGTGGGCATAGTGAGAATGAACATGACCATCCTAGTGCCAACTATGTTTACCGACAAGATGGTTTTGAGACTGTTCCATTTGGTGACAACTTGTATGTGTGCATCCCCTGTGGAAAGGGGTTTCCTAATTCAGAGCAACTAAATGCTCATGTGGAAATGCATACCGAAGAGGAGCTATATATCAAAGAAGAGGATTCCTACTGTAAAGAGGAAGCAGAGGACCTGTCAACTCCCAACACAACATTTACAAATGAACCAAGGCCATTTAAATGCTCCGTATGTGAGAGGAGCTACAAGGATCCAGCCACCCTCCGACAGCATGAGAAAACGCACTGGCTGACCCGTCCTTTCCCCTGCAACATATGTGGCAAGATGTTCACACAAAGAGGAACCATGACCCGCCATATGAGGAGCCATTTGGGCCTCAAACCTTTTGCTTGTGAAGAGTGTGGAATGCGCTTTACCAGGCAATACCGACTGACCGAGCATATGCGTGTCCACTCAGGGGAAAAGCCCTATGAATGTCAGCTCTGCGGGGGAAAATTTACCCAGCAGCGCAATCTGATCAGTCACCTGCGTATGCATACCTCCCCATCATAA
- the HIC2 gene encoding hypermethylated in cancer 2 protein isoform X5: MRQRQNTLNEEGEMDLPNHAKQLLLQLNQQRAKGFLCDVIIVVENALFRAHKNILAASSMYFKSLVLHDNLINLDTDMVNPAVFRQILDFIYTGKLLTSDQPGEQNFSALLTAASYLQLHDLATLCRKKLKRSGKPFVGKLGVPSIGRVGRNHRLSTTPLAHMRFSGPLDVNKGSNSIELSKPTVQEDEVFVSNPKQENSHPLSLGTGSNSSLNNSTNGSDHELGLDLSKKSPSLPAQEENVQPDSHVGSPQSASASIANCASYEESAPQKRDSEPMELDENHSESGPKNNLCHPTRKMEWDRKERELSPEVGDTMPNGVIVGPVSKERHSGGGYASEKSFQCREEVENGKDISEESGHSENEHDHPSANYVYRQDGFETVPFGDNLYVCIPCGKGFPNSEQLNAHVEMHTEEELYIKEEDSYCKEEAEDLSTPNTTFTNEPRPFKCSVCERSYKDPATLRQHEKTHWLTRPFPCNICGKMFTQRGTMTRHMRSHLGLKPFACEECGMRFTRQYRLTEHMRVHSGEKPYECQLCGGKFTQQRNLISHLRMHTSPS; the protein is encoded by the coding sequence GCAGAACACATTGAATGAAGAGGGGGAAATGGATCTGCCAAACCATGCCAAACAACTGCTGCTTCAGCTGAATCAGCAACGAGCCAAAGGTTTCTTATGTGACGTCATCATTGTAGTGGAAAATGCTTTGTTCCGAGCTCACAAGAACATTCTCGCTGCCAGCAGCATGTACTTTAAATCTCTTGTCCTTCATGACAACTTGATCAATCTGGATACAGATATGGTTAACCCAGCTGTTTTCCGACagattttggactttatttacACCGGTAAACTTTTGACATCCGACCAGCCAGGAGAGCAGAATTTCAGTGCTCTCCTCACCGCAGCAAGCTACCTCCAACTCCATGACTTGGCAACTCTTTGCAGGAAGAAACTTAAGCGTTCTGGGAAACCATTTGTCGGAAAGCTTGGTGTGCCTAGCATAGGCCGTGTAGGAAGAAATCACAGGCTTTCTACCACCCCACTTGCTCACATGCGATTCTCTGGACCCTTGGATGTAAACAAGGGTTCTAACTCCATTGAGTTGTCCAAACCAACAGTCCAAGAAGATGAGGTGTTCGTTAGCAACCCTAAACAGGAAAATAGCCACCCTTTAAGCCTAGGTACAGGGAGCAACAGCAGCCTCAATAATAGCACTAATGGAAGTGACCATGAGCTAGGCCTTGATCTCTCTAAGAAAAGCCCGTCCCTACCTGCACAAGAAGAGAATGTACAACCAGACAGTCATGTAGGCTCACCACAATCTGCCTCAGCATCCATAGCCAACTGTGCCTCATACGAAGAATCCGCCCCCCAAAAAAGAGACAGTGAACCAATGGAATTGGATGAGAACCACTCTGAATCCGGGCCAAAAAATAACCTTTGCCACCCAACACGTAAAATGGAGTGGGACAGGAAAGAAAGAGAACTTTCTCCAGAAGTAGGAGATACTATGCCCAATGGAGTAATTGTTGGGCCTGTGTCAAAAGAGAGACATTCTGGTGGAGGGTATGCTTCTGAAAAGAGTTTCCAATGTAGAGAGGAGGTAGAAAATGGTAAAGACATCAGTGAGGAAAGTGGGCATAGTGAGAATGAACATGACCATCCTAGTGCCAACTATGTTTACCGACAAGATGGTTTTGAGACTGTTCCATTTGGTGACAACTTGTATGTGTGCATCCCCTGTGGAAAGGGGTTTCCTAATTCAGAGCAACTAAATGCTCATGTGGAAATGCATACCGAAGAGGAGCTATATATCAAAGAAGAGGATTCCTACTGTAAAGAGGAAGCAGAGGACCTGTCAACTCCCAACACAACATTTACAAATGAACCAAGGCCATTTAAATGCTCCGTATGTGAGAGGAGCTACAAGGATCCAGCCACCCTCCGACAGCATGAGAAAACGCACTGGCTGACCCGTCCTTTCCCCTGCAACATATGTGGCAAGATGTTCACACAAAGAGGAACCATGACCCGCCATATGAGGAGCCATTTGGGCCTCAAACCTTTTGCTTGTGAAGAGTGTGGAATGCGCTTTACCAGGCAATACCGACTGACCGAGCATATGCGTGTCCACTCAGGGGAAAAGCCCTATGAATGTCAGCTCTGCGGGGGAAAATTTACCCAGCAGCGCAATCTGATCAGTCACCTGCGTATGCATACCTCCCCATCATAA
- the HIC2 gene encoding hypermethylated in cancer 2 protein isoform X3 encodes MQCPDVSHLWQNTLNEEGEMDLPNHAKQLLLQLNQQRAKGFLCDVIIVVENALFRAHKNILAASSMYFKSLVLHDNLINLDTDMVNPAVFRQILDFIYTGKLLTSDQPGEQNFSALLTAASYLQLHDLATLCRKKLKRSGKPFVGKLGVPSIGRVGRNHRLSTTPLAHMRFSGPLDVNKGSNSIELSKPTVQEDEVFVSNPKQENSHPLSLGTGSNSSLNNSTNGSDHELGLDLSKKSPSLPAQEENVQPDSHVGSPQSASASIANCASYEESAPQKRDSEPMELDENHSESGPKNNLCHPTRKMEWDRKERELSPEVGDTMPNGVIVGPVSKERHSGGGYASEKSFQCREEVENGKDISEESGHSENEHDHPSANYVYRQDGFETVPFGDNLYVCIPCGKGFPNSEQLNAHVEMHTEEELYIKEEDSYCKEEAEDLSTPNTTFTNEPRPFKCSVCERSYKDPATLRQHEKTHWLTRPFPCNICGKMFTQRGTMTRHMRSHLGLKPFACEECGMRFTRQYRLTEHMRVHSGEKPYECQLCGGKFTQQRNLISHLRMHTSPS; translated from the coding sequence GCAGAACACATTGAATGAAGAGGGGGAAATGGATCTGCCAAACCATGCCAAACAACTGCTGCTTCAGCTGAATCAGCAACGAGCCAAAGGTTTCTTATGTGACGTCATCATTGTAGTGGAAAATGCTTTGTTCCGAGCTCACAAGAACATTCTCGCTGCCAGCAGCATGTACTTTAAATCTCTTGTCCTTCATGACAACTTGATCAATCTGGATACAGATATGGTTAACCCAGCTGTTTTCCGACagattttggactttatttacACCGGTAAACTTTTGACATCCGACCAGCCAGGAGAGCAGAATTTCAGTGCTCTCCTCACCGCAGCAAGCTACCTCCAACTCCATGACTTGGCAACTCTTTGCAGGAAGAAACTTAAGCGTTCTGGGAAACCATTTGTCGGAAAGCTTGGTGTGCCTAGCATAGGCCGTGTAGGAAGAAATCACAGGCTTTCTACCACCCCACTTGCTCACATGCGATTCTCTGGACCCTTGGATGTAAACAAGGGTTCTAACTCCATTGAGTTGTCCAAACCAACAGTCCAAGAAGATGAGGTGTTCGTTAGCAACCCTAAACAGGAAAATAGCCACCCTTTAAGCCTAGGTACAGGGAGCAACAGCAGCCTCAATAATAGCACTAATGGAAGTGACCATGAGCTAGGCCTTGATCTCTCTAAGAAAAGCCCGTCCCTACCTGCACAAGAAGAGAATGTACAACCAGACAGTCATGTAGGCTCACCACAATCTGCCTCAGCATCCATAGCCAACTGTGCCTCATACGAAGAATCCGCCCCCCAAAAAAGAGACAGTGAACCAATGGAATTGGATGAGAACCACTCTGAATCCGGGCCAAAAAATAACCTTTGCCACCCAACACGTAAAATGGAGTGGGACAGGAAAGAAAGAGAACTTTCTCCAGAAGTAGGAGATACTATGCCCAATGGAGTAATTGTTGGGCCTGTGTCAAAAGAGAGACATTCTGGTGGAGGGTATGCTTCTGAAAAGAGTTTCCAATGTAGAGAGGAGGTAGAAAATGGTAAAGACATCAGTGAGGAAAGTGGGCATAGTGAGAATGAACATGACCATCCTAGTGCCAACTATGTTTACCGACAAGATGGTTTTGAGACTGTTCCATTTGGTGACAACTTGTATGTGTGCATCCCCTGTGGAAAGGGGTTTCCTAATTCAGAGCAACTAAATGCTCATGTGGAAATGCATACCGAAGAGGAGCTATATATCAAAGAAGAGGATTCCTACTGTAAAGAGGAAGCAGAGGACCTGTCAACTCCCAACACAACATTTACAAATGAACCAAGGCCATTTAAATGCTCCGTATGTGAGAGGAGCTACAAGGATCCAGCCACCCTCCGACAGCATGAGAAAACGCACTGGCTGACCCGTCCTTTCCCCTGCAACATATGTGGCAAGATGTTCACACAAAGAGGAACCATGACCCGCCATATGAGGAGCCATTTGGGCCTCAAACCTTTTGCTTGTGAAGAGTGTGGAATGCGCTTTACCAGGCAATACCGACTGACCGAGCATATGCGTGTCCACTCAGGGGAAAAGCCCTATGAATGTCAGCTCTGCGGGGGAAAATTTACCCAGCAGCGCAATCTGATCAGTCACCTGCGTATGCATACCTCCCCATCATAA
- the HIC2 gene encoding hypermethylated in cancer 2 protein isoform X1 — translation MGTCSAMVLRQNTLNEEGEMDLPNHAKQLLLQLNQQRAKGFLCDVIIVVENALFRAHKNILAASSMYFKSLVLHDNLINLDTDMVNPAVFRQILDFIYTGKLLTSDQPGEQNFSALLTAASYLQLHDLATLCRKKLKRSGKPFVGKLGVPSIGRVGRNHRLSTTPLAHMRFSGPLDVNKGSNSIELSKPTVQEDEVFVSNPKQENSHPLSLGTGSNSSLNNSTNGSDHELGLDLSKKSPSLPAQEENVQPDSHVGSPQSASASIANCASYEESAPQKRDSEPMELDENHSESGPKNNLCHPTRKMEWDRKERELSPEVGDTMPNGVIVGPVSKERHSGGGYASEKSFQCREEVENGKDISEESGHSENEHDHPSANYVYRQDGFETVPFGDNLYVCIPCGKGFPNSEQLNAHVEMHTEEELYIKEEDSYCKEEAEDLSTPNTTFTNEPRPFKCSVCERSYKDPATLRQHEKTHWLTRPFPCNICGKMFTQRGTMTRHMRSHLGLKPFACEECGMRFTRQYRLTEHMRVHSGEKPYECQLCGGKFTQQRNLISHLRMHTSPS, via the coding sequence GCAGAACACATTGAATGAAGAGGGGGAAATGGATCTGCCAAACCATGCCAAACAACTGCTGCTTCAGCTGAATCAGCAACGAGCCAAAGGTTTCTTATGTGACGTCATCATTGTAGTGGAAAATGCTTTGTTCCGAGCTCACAAGAACATTCTCGCTGCCAGCAGCATGTACTTTAAATCTCTTGTCCTTCATGACAACTTGATCAATCTGGATACAGATATGGTTAACCCAGCTGTTTTCCGACagattttggactttatttacACCGGTAAACTTTTGACATCCGACCAGCCAGGAGAGCAGAATTTCAGTGCTCTCCTCACCGCAGCAAGCTACCTCCAACTCCATGACTTGGCAACTCTTTGCAGGAAGAAACTTAAGCGTTCTGGGAAACCATTTGTCGGAAAGCTTGGTGTGCCTAGCATAGGCCGTGTAGGAAGAAATCACAGGCTTTCTACCACCCCACTTGCTCACATGCGATTCTCTGGACCCTTGGATGTAAACAAGGGTTCTAACTCCATTGAGTTGTCCAAACCAACAGTCCAAGAAGATGAGGTGTTCGTTAGCAACCCTAAACAGGAAAATAGCCACCCTTTAAGCCTAGGTACAGGGAGCAACAGCAGCCTCAATAATAGCACTAATGGAAGTGACCATGAGCTAGGCCTTGATCTCTCTAAGAAAAGCCCGTCCCTACCTGCACAAGAAGAGAATGTACAACCAGACAGTCATGTAGGCTCACCACAATCTGCCTCAGCATCCATAGCCAACTGTGCCTCATACGAAGAATCCGCCCCCCAAAAAAGAGACAGTGAACCAATGGAATTGGATGAGAACCACTCTGAATCCGGGCCAAAAAATAACCTTTGCCACCCAACACGTAAAATGGAGTGGGACAGGAAAGAAAGAGAACTTTCTCCAGAAGTAGGAGATACTATGCCCAATGGAGTAATTGTTGGGCCTGTGTCAAAAGAGAGACATTCTGGTGGAGGGTATGCTTCTGAAAAGAGTTTCCAATGTAGAGAGGAGGTAGAAAATGGTAAAGACATCAGTGAGGAAAGTGGGCATAGTGAGAATGAACATGACCATCCTAGTGCCAACTATGTTTACCGACAAGATGGTTTTGAGACTGTTCCATTTGGTGACAACTTGTATGTGTGCATCCCCTGTGGAAAGGGGTTTCCTAATTCAGAGCAACTAAATGCTCATGTGGAAATGCATACCGAAGAGGAGCTATATATCAAAGAAGAGGATTCCTACTGTAAAGAGGAAGCAGAGGACCTGTCAACTCCCAACACAACATTTACAAATGAACCAAGGCCATTTAAATGCTCCGTATGTGAGAGGAGCTACAAGGATCCAGCCACCCTCCGACAGCATGAGAAAACGCACTGGCTGACCCGTCCTTTCCCCTGCAACATATGTGGCAAGATGTTCACACAAAGAGGAACCATGACCCGCCATATGAGGAGCCATTTGGGCCTCAAACCTTTTGCTTGTGAAGAGTGTGGAATGCGCTTTACCAGGCAATACCGACTGACCGAGCATATGCGTGTCCACTCAGGGGAAAAGCCCTATGAATGTCAGCTCTGCGGGGGAAAATTTACCCAGCAGCGCAATCTGATCAGTCACCTGCGTATGCATACCTCCCCATCATAA
- the HIC2 gene encoding hypermethylated in cancer 2 protein isoform X7 yields the protein MDLPNHAKQLLLQLNQQRAKGFLCDVIIVVENALFRAHKNILAASSMYFKSLVLHDNLINLDTDMVNPAVFRQILDFIYTGKLLTSDQPGEQNFSALLTAASYLQLHDLATLCRKKLKRSGKPFVGKLGVPSIGRVGRNHRLSTTPLAHMRFSGPLDVNKGSNSIELSKPTVQEDEVFVSNPKQENSHPLSLGTGSNSSLNNSTNGSDHELGLDLSKKSPSLPAQEENVQPDSHVGSPQSASASIANCASYEESAPQKRDSEPMELDENHSESGPKNNLCHPTRKMEWDRKERELSPEVGDTMPNGVIVGPVSKERHSGGGYASEKSFQCREEVENGKDISEESGHSENEHDHPSANYVYRQDGFETVPFGDNLYVCIPCGKGFPNSEQLNAHVEMHTEEELYIKEEDSYCKEEAEDLSTPNTTFTNEPRPFKCSVCERSYKDPATLRQHEKTHWLTRPFPCNICGKMFTQRGTMTRHMRSHLGLKPFACEECGMRFTRQYRLTEHMRVHSGEKPYECQLCGGKFTQQRNLISHLRMHTSPS from the coding sequence ATGGATCTGCCAAACCATGCCAAACAACTGCTGCTTCAGCTGAATCAGCAACGAGCCAAAGGTTTCTTATGTGACGTCATCATTGTAGTGGAAAATGCTTTGTTCCGAGCTCACAAGAACATTCTCGCTGCCAGCAGCATGTACTTTAAATCTCTTGTCCTTCATGACAACTTGATCAATCTGGATACAGATATGGTTAACCCAGCTGTTTTCCGACagattttggactttatttacACCGGTAAACTTTTGACATCCGACCAGCCAGGAGAGCAGAATTTCAGTGCTCTCCTCACCGCAGCAAGCTACCTCCAACTCCATGACTTGGCAACTCTTTGCAGGAAGAAACTTAAGCGTTCTGGGAAACCATTTGTCGGAAAGCTTGGTGTGCCTAGCATAGGCCGTGTAGGAAGAAATCACAGGCTTTCTACCACCCCACTTGCTCACATGCGATTCTCTGGACCCTTGGATGTAAACAAGGGTTCTAACTCCATTGAGTTGTCCAAACCAACAGTCCAAGAAGATGAGGTGTTCGTTAGCAACCCTAAACAGGAAAATAGCCACCCTTTAAGCCTAGGTACAGGGAGCAACAGCAGCCTCAATAATAGCACTAATGGAAGTGACCATGAGCTAGGCCTTGATCTCTCTAAGAAAAGCCCGTCCCTACCTGCACAAGAAGAGAATGTACAACCAGACAGTCATGTAGGCTCACCACAATCTGCCTCAGCATCCATAGCCAACTGTGCCTCATACGAAGAATCCGCCCCCCAAAAAAGAGACAGTGAACCAATGGAATTGGATGAGAACCACTCTGAATCCGGGCCAAAAAATAACCTTTGCCACCCAACACGTAAAATGGAGTGGGACAGGAAAGAAAGAGAACTTTCTCCAGAAGTAGGAGATACTATGCCCAATGGAGTAATTGTTGGGCCTGTGTCAAAAGAGAGACATTCTGGTGGAGGGTATGCTTCTGAAAAGAGTTTCCAATGTAGAGAGGAGGTAGAAAATGGTAAAGACATCAGTGAGGAAAGTGGGCATAGTGAGAATGAACATGACCATCCTAGTGCCAACTATGTTTACCGACAAGATGGTTTTGAGACTGTTCCATTTGGTGACAACTTGTATGTGTGCATCCCCTGTGGAAAGGGGTTTCCTAATTCAGAGCAACTAAATGCTCATGTGGAAATGCATACCGAAGAGGAGCTATATATCAAAGAAGAGGATTCCTACTGTAAAGAGGAAGCAGAGGACCTGTCAACTCCCAACACAACATTTACAAATGAACCAAGGCCATTTAAATGCTCCGTATGTGAGAGGAGCTACAAGGATCCAGCCACCCTCCGACAGCATGAGAAAACGCACTGGCTGACCCGTCCTTTCCCCTGCAACATATGTGGCAAGATGTTCACACAAAGAGGAACCATGACCCGCCATATGAGGAGCCATTTGGGCCTCAAACCTTTTGCTTGTGAAGAGTGTGGAATGCGCTTTACCAGGCAATACCGACTGACCGAGCATATGCGTGTCCACTCAGGGGAAAAGCCCTATGAATGTCAGCTCTGCGGGGGAAAATTTACCCAGCAGCGCAATCTGATCAGTCACCTGCGTATGCATACCTCCCCATCATAA